A window from Carassius carassius chromosome 40, fCarCar2.1, whole genome shotgun sequence encodes these proteins:
- the sema4gb gene encoding semaphorin-4G, with amino-acid sequence MRQAKQPIFMLMVLGYLIPVIWGFPFGPVLDVDVTPRTTVHVKGLLGCNHFRGAAVNYSSLLLEDGPGLLYVGAREAIYKLDTSNISDTSISLSLEWAASAEQKKQCLSKGKNNQTECYNHVRFLDRYNDTHLYTCGTHAFRPRCAYIDVARFTFARFEEGKEKCPYDPTKGYTGFITDGEMYSASQYEFRNIPDIRRNFPFPNLRTDDSPTSWLLESDFVGSALLRESINSSIGDDDKLYFFFTERNIEPTAYSSQTKVARVARVCKGDIGGQRSLQRKWTSFLKARLVCAIPDYELYFNVLRSVFVVEGSSVHDSVLYGVFGLEWRNVKMSAVCHYSLKDVQTAFDGPYMELQDTKWRKYTGKVPEPRPGSCITDQHRALLINSSRDLPDNVLNFTQRHALMSRQIQPVGGRPVLLHRGADYTKIAVKQVVGLDGCVYDMLFIGTDEGWLHRAVKIRDRVHIIEELQLFEEKQPINDMVISQKQNSIYVSAASGVVQVPLSSCERYTSCHDCVFARDPFCGWDGRACADIAAYANRSSLIQDVQLGSRGCTNITSDGFVMHRTRAVMAGDDVLLQCEIRSNLATPHWTLNGRELLGYGVDFGYRTGTDGLLIIGAQNQQSGHYRCYAVENGVWIPVRSYMVQVQPVLPPASHLSGSPTALPENFFTTTTAPTLSPSSVPAEQLLSPPPAQLPSRPELQTYRHMEAMYISLVAVLGGLCLVLSVVLLYVSFCARNSPTARKYSQQALSITTASERKRSSHFELKTISSHCNGRAEGHSRAMSRDGEFLQIIPADIQTTPSKEPPPAPPLPMPPPLPASEYANGLSATLPSVLRKMNGNSYVLLRQTDSEMTSPLYHSFTEELNRILEKRKHTQLDIQPDESSV; translated from the exons ATGCGGCAGGCCAAACAGCCCATCTTCATGCTGATGGTGCTTGGATACCTAATACCTGTCATTTGGGGTTTTCCATTTGGACCGGTTCTTGATGTGGATGTCACCCCCAGGACAACTGTACATGTTAAAG GGCTGCTGGGTTGTAATCATTTCCGTGGAGCTGCAGTGAACTACAGTTCTCTGTTACTGGAGGACGGACCAGGGTTGTTGTATGTTGGGGCCAGAGAGGCCATTTACAAACTGGACACCTCTAACATCTCTGACACCAGTATCTCTCTTTCT CTTGAATGGGCAGCATCTGCAGAACAGAAGAAGCAGTGCCTGAGCAAAGGAAAGAACAATCAG ACTGAATGCTACAATCATGTGCGGTTCCTGGACAGATACAATGACACTCACCTGTACACCTGCGGGACGCATGCCTTCAGACCACGCTGTGCTTACATA GATGTGGCACGCTTTACCTTTGCTCGTTTTGAGGAGGGAAAGGAGAAATGTCCTTATGACCCTACTAAGGGCTACACTGGTTTCATAACAG ATGGTGAGATGTACTCTGCCTCCCAATATGAGTTTCGTAACATCCCTGATATACGACGCAACTTTCCCTTCCCCAACTTGCGGACAGACGATTCCCCAACAAGTTGGCTGCTGG AGTCAGATTTTGTCGGCTCAGCATTACTCCGAGAGAGCATCAACAGCTCCATCGGGGATGATGACAAACTCTACTTCTTCTTCACTGAGAGAAACATAGAACCGACAGCTTACTCCAGCCAGACCAAAGTGGCCAGGGTGGCCCGTGTGTGTAAG GGGGACATTGGAGGGCAGAGGTCTCTTCAGAGGAAGTGGACGTCCTTTCTCAAGGCCAGACTGGTGTGCGCCATTCCTGATTATGAGCTTTATTTCAACGTGCTACGCAGCGTTTTTGTCGTCGAGGGAAGCAGCGTACACGACAGTGTCTTATATGGTGTTTTTGGCCTCGAGTG GAGAAATGTTAAGATGTCTGCAGTGTGTCACTATTCACTCAAAGATGTCCAGACAGCTTTTGACGGGCCGTACATGGAACTACAGGACACCAAATGGAGGAAATACACTGGGAAAGTTCCAGAACCGAGGCCTGGCTCG TGTATAACTGATCAGCATCGGGCCCTGCTCATAAATTCCTCCCGGGATCTCCCTGACAACGTACTGAATTTCACTCAGAGACATGCTTTAATGTCCAGACAGATCCAGCCTGTGGGAGGACGTCCCGTGTTGCTCCATAGGGGGGCAGACTACACTAAGATCGCTGTAAAGCAGGTTGTGGGTTTGGATGGATGTGTCTATGACATGCTCTTCATTGGAACAG ATGAGGGCTGGTTACACAGGGCTGTGAAGATCAGAGACCGTGTTCACATCATCGAGGAGCTTCAGCTTTTTGAGGAGAAACAACCAATCAATGACATGGTGATATCACAAAAACAG AACAGCATCTATGTGAGCGCCGCCTCTGGAGTGGTGCAAGTACCCCTGTCATCCTGTGAGCGCTACACCTCCTGTCATGACTGTGTGTTTGCACGAGATCCATTCTGTGGCTGGGATGGTAGAGCGTGTGCTGATATAGCGGCTTATGCTAACAG GTCCAGTCTCATCCAGGACGTCCAGTTGGGAAGCAGAGGCTGTACTAACATTACAAGCGATG GTTTCGTCATGCACCGGACTCGTGCAGTGATGGCAGGAGATGATGTGCTGTTACAGTGTGAGATCCGTTCTAACCTGGCCACCCCTCACTGGACGCTGAACGGTCGGGAGCTGCTAGGTTACGGCGTAGACTTCGGCTACCGCACTGGCACTGATGGACTCCTCATCATTGGTGCTCAAAACCAGCAAAGTGGACACTACCGCTGTTACGCAGTAGAGAACGGCGTCTGGATTCCTGTTCGCAGCTATATGGTACAAGTCCAACCCGTTCTGCCCCCTGCATCGCATCTCTCAGGAAGCCCGACGGCTTTACCTGAAAATTTCTTTACCACCACAACTGCGCCAACTCTGAGTCCTTCCAGTGTTCCTGCGGAGCAGCTTCTGTCGCCTCCACCGGCTCAGTTGCCTTCGAGACCGGAGTTACAGACCTACAGACACATGGAGGCCATGTATATCTCTCTGGTGGCTGTTCTCGGCGGGCTTTGCCTGGTTCTTTCGGTGGTCCTCCTGTATGTTAGCTTCTGTGCACGCAACTCTCCCACTGCCAGAAAGTACTCCCAGCAAGCACTGTCCATAACAACTGCATCCGAAAGAAAGAGGAGCTCGCACTTTGAGCTCAAAACCATCTCAAGCCACTGCAATGGCAGAGCGGAGGGCCATAGCAGAGCGATGTCAAGGGACGGAGAGTTTCTACAGATCATTCCAGCGGACATCCAGACCACACCTAGTAAGGAACCTCCGCCCGCGCCACCACTTCCTATGCCGCCGCCCCTGCCCGCATCAGAGTACGCCAACGGACTGTCAGCCACGTTGCCTAGCGTGCTGAGAAAGATGAACGGGAATAGCTACGTACTCCTGAGGCAGACGGACTCGGAAATGACGTCTCCGCTTTACCACTCTTTCACCGAGGAGCTCAACAGGATTCTAGAAAAGAGGAAACACACACAGTTGGACATCCAACCAGATGAGAGCTCAGTGTAG